A genomic stretch from Aedes albopictus strain Foshan chromosome 2, AalbF5, whole genome shotgun sequence includes:
- the LOC134288853 gene encoding basic proline-rich protein-like, with protein sequence PPGIPPGIPPGIPPGIPPGIPPGIPPGIPPGIPPGIPPGIPPRIPPGIPPGIPPGIPPGIPPGIPPGIPPGIPPGIPPGIPPGIPPGIPPGIPPGIPPGIPPGIPPGIPPGIPPGIPPGIPPGIPPGIPPGIPPGIPSGIPPGIPPGIPPGIPPGIPPGIPPGIPPGIPPGIPPGIPPGIPPGIPPGIPPGIPPGIPPGIPPGIPPGIPPGIPSGILPGVPPGIPPGIPPGIPPGIPPGIPPGIPPGIPPGIPPGIPPGIPPGIPPGIPPGIPPGIPPGIPPGIPPGIPPGIPPGIPPGIPPGIPPGIPPGIPPGIPPGIPPGIPPGIPSGIPPGIPPGIPPGIPPGIPPGIPPGIPPGIPPGIPPGIPPGIPPGIPPGIPPGIPPGIPPGIPPGIPPGIPPGIPPGIPPGIPPGIPPGIPPGIPPGIPPGIPPGIPPGIPPGIPPGIPPGIPPGIPPGIPPGIPPGIPPGIPPGIPPGIPPGIPPGIPPGIPPGIPPGIPPGIPPGIPPGIPPGIPPGIPPGIPPGIPPGIPPGIPPGIPPGIPPGIPPGIPPGIPPGIPPGIPPGIPPGIPPGI encoded by the exons cctccagggattcctccagggattcctccagggattcctccagggattcctccagggattcctccagggattcctccagggattccaccagggattcctccagggattcctccggggattcctccaaggattcctccagggattcctccagggattcctccagggattcctccagggattcctccagggattcctccagggattcctccagggattcctccagggattcctccagggattcctccagggattcctccagggattcctccagggattcctccagggattcctccagggattcctccagggattcctccagggattcctccagggattcctccagggattcctccagggattcctccggggattcctccagggattcctccagggattcctccaggtattccttcagggattcctccagggattcctccagggattcctccagggattcctccagggattcctccagggattcctccagggattcctccagggattcctccagggattcctccagggattcctccagggattcctccagggattcctccagggattcctccagggattcctccagggattcctccagggattcctccagggattcctccagggattcctccaggtattccttcagggattcttccaggggttcctccagggattcctccagggattcctccagggattcctccagggattcctccagggattcctccagggattcctccagggattcctccagggattcctccagggattcctccagggattcctccagggattcctccagggattcctccagggattcctccagggattcctccagggattcctccagggattcctccagggattcctccagggattcctccagggattcctccagggattcctccagggattcctccagggattcctccagggattcctccggggattcctccagggattcctccagggattcctccaggtattccttcagggattcctccagggattcctccagggattcctccagggattcctccagggattcctccagggattcctccagggattcctccagggattcctccagggattcctccagggattcctccagggattcctccagggattcctccagggattcctccagggattcctccagggattcctccagggattcctccagggattcctccagggattcctccagggattcctccagggattcctccagggattcctccaggg attcctccagggattcctccagggattcctccagggattcctccagggattcctccagggattcctccagggattcctccagggattcctccagggattcctccagggattcctccagggattcctccagggattcctccagggattcctccagggattcctccagggattcctccagggattcctccagggattcctccagggattcctccagggattcctccagggattcctccagggattcctccagggattcctccagggattcctccagggattcctccagggattcctccagggattcctccagggattcctccagggattcctccagggattcctcc